The Rubidibacter lacunae KORDI 51-2 genome includes a region encoding these proteins:
- a CDS encoding WD40 repeat domain-containing protein, translating to MSGRQRFMNGELAELAAIATATVGAVSTLFVDVQIAPVALLLLALALFLELANRRRSEQRSRHQSDQIRRQLQQQSQAIALLNDRLAAATAPVPPRIGDTDARVVREQLTAVEQSLSQVVQYLDRSALPGRVERIEGEIARLQNTRIAVSREPMSTPDPSPPAVASPPIAWTLRHTLPAHTDVVSALAIAPGRFAVSVSWDRTLQVRDLTSGAIIAEPVTSPRGFRSVAAGRLLATGSFDREVELWQCEGELPTLEIAAAQTLTGHQGSVRALAALPDGMSLFSGSYDGTLKSWDWDGRLLDSCADASGVIHALALEPHGRWLASGGGAGTLTLWSLDPLAPTGYLQGNLHTVESLAVSPDGTLVAAGCIDGAVRIWAVPTGDRPNASEPIATLGGRNGQVMAVAFVPDAPFLLGGGVDGAISLWHVPSWQPIAALNAQGNTGSKVASEGIASFAIASDGNYLVAGGANGTLWIWERSR from the coding sequence GTGTCCGGCCGACAGCGATTCATGAATGGGGAACTTGCCGAACTGGCGGCGATCGCGACCGCAACAGTAGGTGCTGTCAGCACGCTGTTTGTTGATGTGCAGATCGCCCCAGTTGCGTTGCTGCTCCTCGCGCTAGCGCTGTTTCTGGAGTTGGCAAACCGCCGGCGATCGGAGCAGCGATCGCGCCATCAGTCCGACCAAATAAGGCGGCAGCTTCAACAGCAGTCTCAGGCGATCGCGCTTCTGAACGATCGCTTGGCGGCAGCAACTGCTCCAGTTCCCCCTCGCATCGGCGACACGGACGCTCGCGTGGTGCGCGAGCAATTAACCGCGGTCGAGCAGTCGCTGTCGCAAGTGGTGCAATACCTCGATCGCTCCGCACTCCCCGGACGCGTCGAGCGGATTGAAGGCGAAATCGCACGCCTGCAGAATACTCGCATCGCTGTTTCTAGGGAACCCATGTCGACGCCGGATCCATCGCCACCTGCGGTTGCCTCACCGCCCATTGCCTGGACGCTCCGCCATACCCTCCCCGCCCACACCGATGTGGTGTCGGCGTTGGCGATCGCGCCCGGTCGCTTCGCCGTCAGCGTCAGTTGGGATCGAACGCTACAGGTTCGAGATCTAACCTCGGGAGCAATTATTGCCGAGCCGGTCACAAGCCCGCGCGGTTTTCGATCGGTGGCGGCCGGTCGCCTGCTGGCAACGGGCAGCTTCGACCGCGAAGTCGAACTCTGGCAGTGCGAAGGCGAGCTGCCGACTCTGGAAATTGCAGCAGCGCAAACATTAACCGGTCACCAGGGCTCGGTCCGGGCTCTGGCAGCGCTGCCGGATGGCATGTCGTTGTTCAGCGGTAGCTATGACGGCACGCTTAAGAGCTGGGATTGGGACGGGCGTCTGCTGGATAGTTGCGCCGATGCATCTGGGGTTATCCACGCCCTCGCCCTCGAACCCCACGGGCGTTGGTTGGCTAGCGGCGGCGGTGCCGGAACGTTGACGCTGTGGTCGCTCGACCCGCTAGCGCCGACTGGATACCTGCAAGGTAATTTGCATACGGTCGAGTCACTGGCTGTCAGCCCCGATGGCACGCTAGTTGCTGCAGGATGCATCGACGGAGCCGTTAGGATTTGGGCGGTGCCGACCGGCGATCGCCCCAACGCCAGCGAGCCGATTGCCACGCTGGGCGGACGCAACGGGCAGGTCATGGCTGTCGCATTTGTACCCGACGCGCCGTTTTTACTCGGCGGGGGTGTCGATGGTGCGATCTCGCTCTGGCACGTTCCCAGCTGGCAGCCCATCGCCGCTCTCAATGCCCAGGGCAATACAGGCAGCAAAGTTGCATCGGAAGGGATTGCGTCGTTTGCGATCGCCTCAGATGGGAATTACCTGGTAGCAGGGGGTGCGAACGGCACCCTGTGGATTTGGGAGCGATCGCGATAG